The Salvia miltiorrhiza cultivar Shanhuang (shh) chromosome 2, IMPLAD_Smil_shh, whole genome shotgun sequence DNA window GACTGCCAATGGTTGTTGCTTGTACATTGTATCCTTTCATGTGGCTTTGTCTGTTTCTTTGTTCGACTAAAATGTTAAATTCGGGCTGTTTGATATATCTTACTTCATTGACATTTTCGGCAATTAATTATGATCATGCGTGGAATATAATCAGTTCCTTCCAATCTTTCTTGAAGAAGAAAGTTCGAGGGCTTTGGATGTCTTTGTCGGATTGGAATTATGTTGTATGGTGCTTACATGACATCTCTTTGGTGCATTTGAGTTCTTGTTTATATGCAAAGCAATTTTGCCTTTTCTTCTCAAGGATGAGTTGTATTAGGATAATTAAGTTGAGGGTCGTTAGAACATGCACACAATTAGATTTCCTATGCTTACGTTGATCAGATGCGAGAAAGTTGCTTTTGGTTCATTGAAATTGTTTTGTTCTCTACTCCTTGGGAAAATTAACCCTTTGGATAATGCAGTATCTGTGATCCTGATGCTAAATCTGATGAACTATTTTTCATAAATTGATGGTTCGGTTGAAGAATTGAGTAAAGGGTCTTGTACTTTCAATTATAAACACGGAATAAGATCtctcatttgtgattcttgTTTATGCTGATTTTCACACTAGTTACTTCAGTTATATATGTCCGCCTTCTCCCATGAAGCATTATATCTTCGTTTAGGTCTAGGAACTCATGCTTTGTTAATAGTCAACTTTGCGTTGATGTGTTATGAAGTGGTTATAGTTGGTGTTACGAAGGTTTAGTACTCTGTGTACCTCTCTGCTGCTCACATACTTTAGCAAATCACTTAGCAAAGTGCATGTATCAAATTTCTATGTTGACCTTAACCAGCATAGTACATGGCTTTTGTCTTCATGATTTTTGTGCTGGAAGCTGCAGTTACTGCAGATGTATTCTTAAATCACGACTGGCAAGAGGTAGTTTGCACTAATAATGCTTCTTTTAATACAGAAAGATACTGCATGAATATtagaaatattttaattttgactTGAATGTTTATCAGGACTTCCCATCAGATGCAACTGGAAATCTTGATCGGCTGAAGGACTTTGTCAAGGACAATTTTGACATCTGCAAATGGGTTGGCTTATCAGTGGTGGTTGTACAGGTCTACTTCTTTCTTCACCTGCACAGTCTCCCatccttcttctctctctctctctctctctctctctaaatgtgtgtgtgtatttacTTTGAAGATAAAAATGAAATCttcaaaatataaatctaaAGATAAACAGAGGTTATAGTGATATGCCTTCCAAGTCAGGTCTTTTgtataattttcaattattactATATGGGCAACATCCTGTTCCACTTGATCTTTGTTAGCCTTTCTTATTCAGTAATGATTTTTGCATGCAGGGATTAAGCATGTTGTTGGCAACGGTACTCAAAGCTTTAGGTCCACATTCTGAGAAATACTATGAAAGTGATGATGAGTATCTACCAGATAGGGTGCCCCTGCTGAAGAATTATGTCCCTCCACAATCCTATGGTAGTGAACCGACATATGGGGTGAAAAGTGATTCTTGGAGTGTTAGGACCAACAGTAAGGTACGtgcatttataattttaaaggTGTCATCACACTTGCATGACCGGAATGTAAATTTGTGAATGGTACAACTCCCATTCTTATTGTCTCGGCTTCCTCTTTTTCATATAGTTTAAACCAATGTCTAATTTTTCAAAGTAATAAGGTTGTTGCGTTTGGATTGAAGAATTTTAGTAGGAGGATGTAGAACCATGGACATGCTACATATATACATGTTCCATAATAGAAATTTGGAAATGGCATAACAATCATTGGACCGTTTTGATAAACTTGTGAATGTGAAAGAGAAGTGATAAATCTACTACTCAACtcaaattgaaaaagaaaagtttTTGATGTTGAAAAAGATAACGTTGTTAATTTATCTAGTTAATTAGAGGCAATAGTAATGACCTCATTTGATACACGGATCAGTTCTGCACATATTTGTTTTAGTTGAAATTGAAACTTCACCGTCATATTCAACTGCACTCCCTGCAACACCTAAATGACGTGTTCTGTTTAAATTCTCCTACGCGTTACGCCCCTTGAATAGTTTTGGCTGACTTATTCTTCTCCTATCCAGACCCTCAGATAAAGAAATCAAATGAAGTGCTCGCAGACGAACAGTGGGAGTAGGCTATTGCGTCTCAAAACATCAGGTTTACTAGTTTCTGGCAGTTGATAGAGTGTTCTTGAGCTTCATTTAGTCGACGTGATTTCCACCAACTTGTGCATATACTGTAAATCCTTCATATACTTTATACTCGAATTTATGCCAGGTTATATCATGTGCTACCTCTGTAGATATCGGTAGACGTATCGACCCGATGATGAGCAAAACCCTAGTATTGTTGATTGCCATTCTCCTGTTGTTTAGGTATAGCCCCTCTTTAAGCAGTGTAATTCGTCATTTAAGAACCTAGTTGCTTAATTGTTCACTTTGTGAAATGCATTATATATGTAATGCTAGTTGTTTCTTCTCCATGCATCTCTTGATTTTACTTTGCGAAAATTTACGAAAGGATGAACTTGTGTATGATTGTCGGAAGGCTCAAAATTTGGATTAAAACTCATATTTTAATGGCACGTTAGTAATTCTGATTGTGTCATGTATTTTAATCCAGATTTTTATCGTGACAACTATTTGGATTTTTTATTGAGAGGATAAAAAATCGATTTAATGTAAATAAAAGAATGAAACATCAAGTAGGGTTGATATGacaaaaattgatatttattgGCAagagtttaaatttttttaggcTGCTATTTTAAAGCGATttataaaaatagattttttttttctgaacaATAAgtcaattattttaaattttggtgtATGTGGGTCAGGCTACATTTGGGTTCAAATATGGCTCCAAATGTGACTTATAGATGCTAAATTGAGgctaaatattaaaatttaaaataattaatctagttttacaagtaaaaaaaattgatctaTATTTGCAAACCCACCCAAATAAGAATTTAAACTCTTTATTGGCATGCCCTACGCTTTAAATTTTAGCCGCGGAACACAAATAAGATTGCTTCAAACCATACGCTTTAAATTTTAGGCGCGGAACACAAATAAGATTTTTGGGTAAAGATgagtatttttttgtaattatttttaagtcttatttttatgaaaaataaaatacgaTGGAATGACAAAATAAATGTTCCCTATATCAACTATAAATAAACGTCAATTTGGTTACAATTGAAGGTGaaataatttcattttcaaCATTCACTTCAAATATTTTTACCTAATCTCTCTAATttgaaagggaaaaaaatagCTATTTCGTTTCCAAATTCATTTTCGTATTTATTTTCTCCCATGATTAACGGATTCAACTGTCAATATACTTTTGATAAGTCCCACGCCATTTGTAACTTTTTGTAAAGTAAATGAAAACGTTAATTTTATCATGCGAATACTTTATGTATGATAAACTAACAAAGTTGGGACTTTATTTGTTCGAAAAAGAAAAGTTGcgactttatttatttgtttgttttttgtgCTTAGCAGATGGGAGACAACAATAAAACTTTTCTTTAACCGTaagtatttatatttaattaactaCCATAAAACAGTATCTCGTGGGGCATAATAATACCAAATCTTTTGATTGCACTTCCACAAACTTTATTACAATACTTCTTAACTGGTTTAGTTGGTATGAGATTTATTCAAACACAAGTTTACCTTCTAccggattgaacccaagacttcTTACAAAGGAGAGTATTTGAGTGTCTCAATTTTGCCACTTGAGTTAGACATCATTGATTACTATGTGTATGATATTAATagatcaaaatttaaaaagatgGTATCCTGTAAAGTCGGTTTCATGGTgatattattttatgtcatcatttataattatttttattactataacatatgaaatagtttatatataaattatttctttaattaatttgatatgatcaaattaaattagtaatacaatatttgaaataatattaatcttaatcactttcgccaattaaatgtaggttgtgataatagaaatgcatctttatataaatattcatttgatgaagtttataaaaagttgatgtgggattgaatattttagaggaaaaaaatatgtaaatttgaagtatgatatgatgtacgattgatgtgtcgcatTTACTGTTAATCGTATAacgataatatttactctctccgtccctcaaacattttcctttttttttttctattttggttcgtccccaaaacatcttccaaacctattttttaaaataatttcactaattattattcttacaatttcactttttgtggaactcgttctccactttcactaactatcactcttaccaatttcactttttgtgggactcattctTCACTTATCAAAtgcataactaacttttattaaaacccgtgtcatcctctcttaggaagatgtttgggggacgaAGGGtgtattaagtttgttcaaattctttaaatttgatggataagaaataatttaattaaacatatgtcatctgagtatcatctcatatggacctaataagaccagataataatatgaagctctaaagaccacatacgacatttgaacgtcaaaattttaaaaaccatattctttggagtttgaaataccagatctgaattttgagcatcatcttgtatggagcttgaaaattagaatgaagtgattatacgatgttacgtaggatatgatttattttgctataatgtaaaaattgatgattataaatatataaataaataagaatggatgagaattgaagaaaattagaatggagtgataataattaaaatcaagagAAAGAGATAAAGATGATAGGttgaagtaaataaaataaaagctcaAACGTGGCTGCATGAGgccgaaattagatatatatgattgggatataattaatgcataagaaattagatatataaatttgttgatgataggttcgaaattagatatatagaaatttgttgattaaaaatttagaaaaaattagaatgaatgagaattgaggaaaattagaatagagtgattctagcttattttacttttatatatatatatatatatatatagatagatagatttgATTGGATGCACAATCTCTTTTATAGATTGCACGTTGTCGTattaataattttcaatattatatgtctccctcaaaaaaaatataatatatatatatatatatatatatatatatatatatatatattaatttgtcGAATCGAAAAATACAGCATTCACCAAATGATGGTCCTATGTGTACAGTAATCCTTTTGTCTTGCACCTTATTATTCATTCTCTTTACAAAAAAAAGGTTTAATGGTTGATTTTAccaattttaaagaaaaataaataaaagatgcccataaaaaaaattataaaaattatttattttgatattgaaatgacaaagttgtctttatttaatttgtgaatTTTACTCGACCAATGCAAATTGAGCATGTGTTGTAAATGCATTAATATTCGACCATTGTGAGTCGATTATATCGAACATTAGTGTATTTATTGTAAGTATATTAATGCTCGGCATGGTCAACCTCAGCGGGTCAAGCAttagagcacccgcaacgcGGGTACTCGAGTGGCTCCTCGAGGAGAGGGAGCCGgtcgaggagggcgatgcggGGGGGAGCTCCTCGAGGAGTACCCGAGTTATCAGGTATGCTCGATAGGGGAGAATGGatggcgcgtgcattgcacgcgcccaattaaaaaaaaaaaattggatttttaaatttttatgtattttttttaggtgtttttaaatttttatgtatttttttttatgttttgagtaattttaaattttatgtttaatccagtatttaactattacaaaaatatgctatttaaattatgcaataaaatttaaatgaaaaacataaaatcaaaactaatattatcaagtaggctatcaaggaaccccaatgcagcactacctactcaataacacaaacactatcaagtaggctatcaaggaacccccaatgcggatgctcttagtagTAAATAAACCAATACtcatcatgtttgagtattacGAGGCGAGCAAGCAAGCATTAGTGGTCGAGCATTCTTAGAAAATGTATTAATGCTCGACATACTCGACTATTGCAAGTGGGATAGTCGAGTATTAGTAGTCGAGCATAAGTGCAAAATATATTAAAGCTCGATATAAAGGGAAAAAAGTTTTAAataagtataatttatatattttgtaaaagGTGAATATTCTTAAAATTTTGTCTTTCAAaatgataagaaaaaaaaaaagtaagtcTTTTCCCTACATTAGTTTTCACAAAAAAACATAATCTCATTTGCttacccttaaaaaaaattaaaagcatGGATATATACATGGAAGATTTTCATAGAATTTTTGATAACGTAAATAT harbors:
- the LOC131012499 gene encoding tetraspanin-19-like isoform X1, whose product is MGRMARSCVQSLLKLVNSLLGMVGIAMIIYSLWMFRVWLRTDESINVPVPWFIYTILGLGASLCVITCSGHIAAETANGCCLYIYMAFVFMIFVLEAAVTADVFLNHDWQEDFPSDATGNLDRLKDFVKDNFDICKWVGLSVVVVQGLSMLLATVLKALGPHSEKYYESDDEYLPDRVPLLKNYVPPQSYGSEPTYGVKSDSWSVRTNSKVRAFIILKVSSHLHDRNVNL
- the LOC131012499 gene encoding tetraspanin-19-like isoform X2; translated protein: MGRMARSCVQSLLKLVNSLLGMVGIAMIIYSLWMFRVWLRTDESINVPVPWFIYTILGLGASLCVITCSGHIAAETANGCCLYIYMAFVFMIFVLEAAVTADVFLNHDWQEDFPSDATGNLDRLKDFVKDNFDICKWVGLSVVVVQGLSMLLATVLKALGPHSEKYYESDDEYLPDRVPLLKNYVPPQSYGSEPTYGVKSDSWSVRTNSKTLR